The Pseudomonas sp. MPC6 nucleotide sequence ACTGGAAGTGCTGATTGAGCAGACCCAGGCCGATGAGCTGATTTTTACCTGTGACCTGTACGAACATGCCGATCGGGTGCATTCCTATGAACTGTTGGCGCAGGTCATGAAGGGCTGACGCTCGAGCCTTGCCCACAAAAAGCCGACGTCATTGCGTCGGCTTTTCTATTTTTTGCGGGCATCAGATTACCTCTTGTAGACGATTTCCTTGGTGCCCTTTTCACAAGTGCCGACGACTTTCCCATCAGTAACAGTGCCTTTATCGACGATCTCCAGCGAATAACCTGCTACGCCCTTGGCATCAAGTCTCGCTGCGATCTCGGCTTTCAGCTCTTCGCACGATTTGCCCTCGGCAAAGGCGGTACCCGCAAGGCTCAACAAACCCACCGCTAAAATAAACTTCTTCATCTATCGCATTCTCTGGTCGGATCAATAGGGGGCATCCGGCATCAGCCGGATGTTCTTGTATCGCGTATTGCCAATCCCTATGGCACTCGGCCAGCAAGCCAGTTCGGAACACTAGCTCAAACTCAGCTGCTCGCAATTCGGAATCCGACCTTGAGCGTCACCTGGAAATGGGCAGCCTTACCGTCCTTGATATGCCCACGTGTTTCGGTCACCTCGAACCATTCCATGTACTTGAGGCTTTTATTGGCTTCGGCCAAGGCGTTGTTGATGGCGTCTTCGATGCTGCTGGCGGATGAGCCGACCAGCTCGACTTTCTTGTAGGTGTGATGATCTGTCATGGCGTTCTCCTCAGGGTTTGATTACAGCCTAGCAGTGATTTTCTTATTACTTCTGTCGGCTAATCTGACGTTGAAGTTCAGATTTACTGCACTTTCTCGAACCTCTGAAGTCCCAATCAACACACGCAACTCAACCAATGCAGGAGAGCCACCATGGCCACCACTTCTTTACGTAAAGCCTCATTGCAAAGCATGGAAGCCGAGATCGAGAG carries:
- a CDS encoding DUF1161 domain-containing protein — encoded protein: MKKFILAVGLLSLAGTAFAEGKSCEELKAEIAARLDAKGVAGYSLEIVDKGTVTDGKVVGTCEKGTKEIVYKR
- a CDS encoding dodecin, which produces MTDHHTYKKVELVGSSASSIEDAINNALAEANKSLKYMEWFEVTETRGHIKDGKAAHFQVTLKVGFRIASS